One stretch of Pradoshia sp. D12 DNA includes these proteins:
- the mgsA gene encoding methylglyoxal synthase, with protein MKIALIAHDKKKDDMIRFTLAYKHILKEHQLFATGTTGKRIQDEAGLSVHRYQSGPLGGDQQIGAMVAVNDIDIIIFFRDPLTAQPHEPDVSALMRLADVYSIPLATNMGTAEMLIHGLERGDLKWRNIVREKE; from the coding sequence ATGAAAATCGCATTGATTGCACATGACAAAAAGAAAGACGACATGATTCGATTTACGCTTGCGTATAAACATATCCTAAAAGAGCATCAGCTTTTTGCTACCGGTACAACGGGAAAGCGAATACAGGATGAAGCAGGCCTGTCAGTTCATCGTTATCAGTCCGGACCACTCGGGGGAGATCAACAAATTGGGGCGATGGTTGCAGTAAATGATATTGATATTATTATTTTCTTCAGAGATCCATTGACTGCGCAGCCGCATGAACCGGATGTGTCCGCTTTAATGCGTTTGGCTGATGTTTATTCCATTCCATTGGCAACTAATATGGGAACGGCTGAAATGTTAATACATGGTTTAGAACGTGGAGACCTTAAATGGAGAAATATTGTTAGGGAAAAGGAGTAA
- the bshA gene encoding N-acetyl-alpha-D-glucosaminyl L-malate synthase BshA: MKQLKIGIVCYPTVGGSGIVATELGIKLAEKGHEIHFITSSVPFRLKKRYSNIYFHQVEVNQYAVFQYPPYTLSLASKIAEVVKMEELDIIHAHYAMPHAVCGILAKQMTSSGLKVVTTLHGTDITILGYDSSLQDMIKFAIEKSDAVTAVSHELVKETYDLIQPDQEIQTIYNFIDYPAPEPDAGNVANLKAELGIKEDEKIVIHVSNFRKVKRVPDIIDTFGAVADKIPSKLLLVGDGPEMSFVSKKIKAMGLQEKIILLGKQENLQELYSISDVCVLMSEKESFGLVLLEAMIYGVPCLGTKIGGIPEVIEDGINGYTIELGDIEAASMRLLELLENDSLRMNMGNNAIHKIKDHFQTEHIVNQYEDLYYSLLKNGEKDE, translated from the coding sequence ATGAAACAGTTAAAAATTGGAATTGTTTGTTATCCTACTGTCGGCGGATCAGGGATTGTTGCGACCGAATTAGGAATTAAGCTGGCGGAGAAGGGACATGAGATTCATTTTATAACATCCAGTGTACCGTTCCGCTTAAAAAAGCGATACTCAAATATATATTTTCACCAAGTTGAAGTTAATCAATATGCTGTTTTTCAATATCCTCCATATACCTTGTCATTGGCCAGCAAGATAGCCGAGGTGGTTAAAATGGAAGAGCTTGATATCATTCATGCCCATTATGCGATGCCGCATGCCGTTTGCGGAATTTTGGCCAAGCAAATGACCTCCTCTGGCCTAAAGGTAGTAACGACTCTCCATGGTACGGATATTACGATACTAGGGTATGATTCTTCTCTGCAGGACATGATTAAGTTCGCTATTGAAAAATCTGATGCTGTTACGGCCGTGTCTCATGAACTTGTTAAAGAGACATATGATTTAATTCAACCGGATCAAGAAATTCAAACGATTTATAATTTTATCGATTATCCGGCGCCTGAACCGGATGCTGGTAACGTGGCTAATTTAAAAGCAGAGCTTGGAATTAAAGAAGATGAAAAAATTGTCATTCACGTCTCGAATTTTCGGAAGGTGAAGCGTGTACCTGATATCATAGACACTTTTGGAGCCGTGGCAGACAAAATACCGAGTAAACTTTTATTAGTAGGCGACGGACCGGAAATGTCTTTTGTAAGTAAAAAAATTAAAGCAATGGGCTTACAGGAGAAAATAATTCTGTTAGGAAAACAGGAAAATCTACAGGAGCTCTATTCCATTAGTGATGTATGTGTCCTTATGTCAGAAAAAGAAAGTTTTGGGTTAGTACTTCTTGAGGCGATGATCTATGGCGTTCCATGTCTTGGAACCAAAATCGGGGGAATTCCTGAGGTTATTGAAGATGGGATTAACGGATACACCATCGAGCTAGGAGATATCGAAGCTGCCTCTATGCGATTGTTGGAATTGCTTGAAAATGATTCGCTGAGAATGAATATGGGTAATAACGCTATTCATAAAATTAAAGATCATTTTCAAACCGAACATATCGTGAATCAATATGAGGACTTGTATTATTCATTATTGAAAAATGGGGAGAAGGACGAATGA
- the bshB1 gene encoding bacillithiol biosynthesis deacetylase BshB1, whose translation MKTDILCFGAHSDDVEIGMGGTIAKYTELGHSVVICDLTEAELSSNGTPTNRLKEAKQAAAILGVKERLNLNMGDRQLYPTPENISKIVSVIRTYKPEIIFVPAVPDRHPDHGHCAALVEEAVFSAGIRKYEDESKLEAHKPKDVFYYMINSFHPPDFCVDISSYFHCKLSSLKSYSSQFIKTDDGVVTPLTEGYLEAIEGRERAYGREAGVLFAEGFRTKKPLLLDQDLLGGKK comes from the coding sequence ATGAAGACAGACATACTATGTTTTGGCGCCCATTCCGATGATGTGGAAATCGGAATGGGGGGTACAATAGCAAAATATACAGAATTAGGCCATTCCGTTGTCATCTGTGACTTAACCGAGGCGGAGCTTTCATCGAATGGTACTCCCACAAACAGATTGAAGGAAGCCAAACAGGCAGCTGCTATCTTAGGTGTAAAGGAACGCTTGAATTTAAATATGGGAGATCGGCAATTATATCCCACACCTGAAAACATCTCAAAGATTGTTTCTGTTATAAGAACATACAAGCCTGAAATCATCTTTGTACCCGCTGTTCCTGACCGTCATCCGGATCATGGACATTGTGCAGCTTTGGTCGAAGAGGCTGTCTTTTCTGCTGGTATTAGGAAATATGAGGATGAAAGTAAGTTGGAGGCCCATAAGCCGAAGGATGTTTTTTATTACATGATTAATAGCTTTCATCCGCCCGATTTTTGTGTGGATATCAGCAGTTATTTTCATTGTAAATTATCCAGTTTAAAAAGCTATTCCTCTCAATTTATTAAAACGGATGATGGGGTTGTGACCCCTCTTACAGAAGGATATCTCGAAGCAATCGAAGGCAGAGAGCGGGCATATGGAAGAGAGGCAGGCGTGTTATTTGCAGAAGGATTTAGAACGAAAAAACCTCTCTTACTTGATCAAGATTTGTTAGGTGGAAAGAAATGA